One segment of Brassica napus cultivar Da-Ae chromosome C3, Da-Ae, whole genome shotgun sequence DNA contains the following:
- the LOC106384045 gene encoding uncharacterized protein LOC106384045 — translation MNDGISWGRGNLIRGDCFWVLDPANRGSWFWRAICKLRELARPMIQCEVGDGATASFCRSRSPIITLLKACLPSAQEIIVSAQNDKYVWYPDGARGSGIFSASETWRALHPPTLEVFWHKKVWFSGRVPKHTFIAWVAAQNRMVTRDRLIRWGLNVPASCVLCSQHDESRQHLFFDCSYSNEVWTFFISRMHLSPP, via the exons ATGAATGATGGGATCTCGTGGGGCCGTGGGAACCTGATCAGAGGAGATTGTTTTTGGGTCTTGGATCCAGCGAATAGAGGAAGCTGGTTTTGGAGGGCCATTTGTAAGTTGAGGGAGTTAGCTAGGCCTATGATTCAGTGCGAAGTGGGAGATGGTGCTACTGCGAGCTTCTG CAGAAGTAGAAGCCCGATCATAACTCTGCTAAAGGCTTGCTTGCCAAGTGCTCAGGAGATCATAGTTTCAGCTCAGAATGACAAATATGTGTGGTACCCGGATGGAGCGCGTGGCTCAGGTATTTTCTCAGCTAGTGAGACTTGGCGAGCGCTTCACCCTCCTACACTAGAAGTGTTTTGGCATAAGAAGGTTTGGTTCTCTGGTCGTGTTCCGAAGCACACATTTATAGCTTGGGTGGCTGCTCAGAACAGAATGGTTACGAGGGATAGACTGATAAGGTGGGGGTTGAATGTTCCCGCAAGCTGCGTGTTGTGCTCGCAGCATGATGAGAGCCGTCAGCATCTGTTTTTTGACTGCTCCTATAGCAACGAGGTTTGGACTTTCTTTATATCTCGTATGCATCTCTCTCCTCCATAG
- the LOC106388447 gene encoding uncharacterized protein LOC106388447 has translation MGRVNADGLHYRPGERPHALKNIKKAISKENQEKPHKKKALKGKAWKGVTCPVCLEIPHHSVVLLCSSYHKGCRPYMCATGSRFSNCLEQYKKAYAKDEKSGKPAELLCPLCRGQVKGWTVVKDARKYLNSKKRACMKDSCLFSGSYRQLKKHVKEVHPRAKPRAIDPVMEEKWKKLEVERERSDVISTLMSSTPGAMVFGDYVIEPYNDDYDDDDDLDSDDSLEDGFLDLGSLGAFGISRFQPRSATAITSRGLRNHWMSNPRHRSRGGNRRR, from the coding sequence ATGGGGAGAGTTAATGCAGATGGTCTCCACTATCGACCTGGGGAAAGACCACACGCTCTGAAGAATATTAAAAAGGCTATAAGCAAAGAAAACCAGGAAAAGCCACATAAGAAGAAGGCACTGAAAGGAAAAGCCTGGAAGGGCGTAACATGCCCTGTCTGTCTTGAGATCCCTCACCACTCGGTTGTTCTCCTCTGCTCATCTTACCACAAAGGTTGCCGTCCTTACATGTGTGCCACTGGAAGCCGGTTCTCAAACTGTCTAGAGCAGTACAAAAAAGCCTATGCCAAGGATGAGAAGAGCGGTAAGCCTGCAGAGCTGCTGTGCCCGCTTTGTCGGGGCCAGGTGAAAGGTTGGACTGTGGTGAAAGATGCGCGAAAGTATCTGAATTCGAAGAAAAGGGCATGCATGAAAGACAGTTGTTTGTTTTCCGGAAGCTATAGACAGCTCAAGAAACATGTTAAGGAGGTTCACCCGAGAGCTAAACCAAGAGCCATTGATCCTGTGATGGAGGAGAAATGGAAGAAGCTTGAAGTTGAGAGGGAGAGGAGTGATGTAATTAGCACACTGATGTCGTCAACACCCGGAGCTATGGTTTTTGGAGACTATGTTATTGAGCCTTACAatgatgattatgatgatgatgacgacctTGACTCGGATGATTCTCTGGAAGATGGGTTCTTGGATCTGGGATCGCTAGGAGCATTTGGCATAAGCCGTTTTCAACCGCGTTCTGCTACAGCCATCACGAGTAGGGGACTTCGCAATCACTGGATGAGCAACCCCCGACACCGAAGCAGAGGTGGGAACAGAAGGCGGTAA
- the LOC106388446 gene encoding mitogen-activated protein kinase kinase kinase 1, whose amino-acid sequence MDRLIARMKKVSGRRGGERKLERIGALKNVKYDAASSSSSSADDLSVSTSSLMTRSLEVDRTSFRIGGGGGDGELDRIFKSIGVSGPDDLAISFDAWEASMMRSSSEVINRSNSFDHDWSRSGPSGDANSEVGSLADRVVVDGGGTKRGLQRVMSRGYLVPSSSDVVPVVGVSGGIKGVRPSVLKPPPAKRPPIDHQGSSWDFLMHLGPEHEIVKRPSSSSSSSSSSSSDKADQVEKQERLLAVTADESCSFTTNEGGDSSSTVSNTSPVYSSGNIITSWLKGDLLGRGSFGSVYEGISGDGDFFAVKEVSLIDQGSQAQECIQQLEREIALLSQLQHQNIVRYRGTAKDGSNLYIFLELVSQGSLLKLYQKYPLRDSVVSTYTRQILDGLKYLHGEGFIHRDIKCANILVDASGAVKLADFGLAKVSKLNDIKSSKGTPFWMAPEVINLKRTDGYGSSADIWSLGCTVLELLTRKIPYCDLENPYQALFRIGKGELPDIPDTLSLDARDFIIKCLRVNPEERPTAAELLNHPFVKRPLSFSGSGIKIFTSP is encoded by the exons ATGGATAGATTGATAGCTCGTATGAAGAAAGTTTCGGGTAGGAGAGGAGGGGAGCGGAAGTTAGAGCGTATTGGCGCCTTGAAGAACGTCAAGTATGACGCCGCTTCTTCTTCCAGCTCCTCAGCTGACGATCTATCCGTCTCCACTTCTTCCCTGATGACGCGCTCTCTTGAGGTGGATCGAACCAGTTTCCGcatcggaggaggaggaggcgatGGAGAGTTGGATCGGATCTTTAAGTCCATTGGCGTGTCTGGCCCTGACGATTTGGCTATTTCTTTCGACGCCTGGGAAGCTTCCATGATGCGTTCCTCTTCGGAGGTTATCAACAGGTCTAACTCTTTCGACCACGATTGGAGTCGATCTGGTCCGAGTGGTGATGCTAATTCCGAGGTTGGGAGTTTGGCTGATAGGGTTGTGGTTGATGGTGGCGGTACGAAGCGTGGTCTCCAGCGGGTAATGTCGAGAGGTTATCTCGTTCCTAGTTCCAGTGATGTCGTGCCTGTTGTTGGTGTTAGTGGTGGTATAAAAGGAGTAAGACCATCTGTGCTTAAGCCTCCTCCCGCGAAACGGCCTCCTATTGATCACCAAGGATCATCTTGGGACTTCCTTATGCATTTGGGGCCGGAACATGAAATTGTTAAGCGGCCAAgttcgtcttcgtcttcttcttcttcttcttcttccgacAAGGCAGATCAAGTGGAAAAGCAGGAGAGGCTTCTCGCGGTTACAGCTGATGAGTCATGCTCATTCACTACAAACGAGGGTGGTGACTCCTCCAGCACAGTATCCAACACCTCGCCGGTTTATTCTTCTGGAAATATCATCACTTCTTGGCTGAAGGGTGACCTTCTGGGACGAGGATCATTTGGCTCCGTGTATGAAGGCATTTCTGG TGATGGGGACTTCTTTGCTGTCAAGGAAGTTTCACTTATTGATCAGGGAAGTCAGGCACAAGAGTGCATTCAACAACTAGAAAGG GAGATTGCATTACttagtcagcttcagcatcAGAATATAGTGAGATATCGTGGCACGGCCAAG GATGGGTCGAATTTGTACATCTTTCTTGAGCTTGTCTCCCAAGGCTCTCTTCTCAAACTTTACCAAAAATACCCGCTTCGGGACTCTGTAGTGTCCACCTACACCAGACAGATCCTTGACGGCTTGAAATATCTCCACGGAGAAGGTTTCATCCACCG GGACATCAAATGTGCAAATATATTGGTTGACGCAAGTGGAGCTGTTAAGCTTGCAGACTTTGGATTGGCAAAG GTTTCAAAACTAAACGACATTAAGTCCAGCAAGGGGACTCCATTCTGGATGGCTCCAGAG GTTATTAACCTCAAGCGTACTGACGGGTATGGAAGTTCAGCTGATATATGGAGCCTTGGGTGCACTGTGCTGGAATTGCTGACTCGGAAGATCCCCTACTGCGATCTTGAAAACCcc TATCAAGCCCTGTTTAGAATCGGAAAGGGTGAGCTTCCAGAcatacctgatacattatcacTAGACGCCCGAGATTTTATAATTAAGTGTCTCCGAGTGAACCCAGAGGAGCGGCCAACTGCGGCTGAGCTACTGAACCACCCATTTGTAAAACGGCCCTTATCATTCTCAGGCTCGGGAATCAAGATCTTCACTTCTCCATAG
- the LOC106384044 gene encoding uncharacterized protein LOC106384044 isoform X1 → MERDRPSYIDPWDRDSRFPFGTFLNGRNQEQSRRSNSMTTRKHDDYLAQGFTNATSSRDFPRLKTEEGNEGDPDAVKISSSDLSLAVQSLSVGDSGITAGEGWASAPAEVPNDIKKSGSDSDITSNTLTGQTRNMAEALLQPPRTGAFPQGYSMIKRLEDQALKLIPVVPSAPKGSVSFFSGAIIIFLLSFLGLYCIYFGFIYQVSMTKPMVRSGAVGLASFRNTHKHSSMLLGNIHSNYGKPDSKLVILNPAGKESGGPSRITNSVAAGFQMIAAPSAPFITSVAQTQSRNAFYSALKKKTSTNISTSSCIFPSVEEKSDISKELVASNPSSVHAAERDGGFEPADLPDEEEAEFLKSLGWDENNTEVEALTDEEIRAFYEQHKKLKPSLMKKLPIIKEATEDATLSS, encoded by the exons ATGGAGAGAGATAGGCCGAGCTACATAGACCCATGGGACCGTGATTCTCGTTTCCCTTTCGGTACCTTCTTAAATGGAAGGAATCAAGAGCAGTCAAGACGATCAAATTCAATGACAACAAGGAAACATGACGACTACTTAGCTCAAGGGTTTACAAATGCAACGAGTTCCAGGGATTTTCCTAGGCTTAAAACCGAAGAGGGGAATGAAGGAGACCCAGACGCTGTAAAAATCTCATCTTCTGATCTAAGTCTTGCTGTTCAGAGCTTGTCTGTTGGTGACTCAGGCATTACTGCTGGGGAAGGTTGGGCATCGGCTCCGGCGGAGGTTCCCAATGATATTAAGAAAAGTGGTTCTGACTCTGATATTACTTCGAATACCTTAACGGGACAGACTCGTAACATGGCTGAAGCATTGCTGCAGCCTCCTAGAACTGGTGCATTTCCTcag GGATATTCAATGATAAAAAGACTTGAGGACCAAGCTCTTAAGCTAATACCGGTTGTGCCTTCTGCACCAAAGGGCTCAGTAAGCTTTTTTTCCGGAGCTATTATTATTTTCCTCCTCTCTTTCCTTGGGCTATACtgtatatattttggttttatttatcaGGTTTCCATGACCAAACCAATGGTTCGAAGTGGTGCAGTTGGTCTTGCTTCTTTTAGAAATACCCACAAGCATTCCTCGATGCTGCTAGGCAATATTCATTCTAATTATGGTAAGCCTGATAGTAAGCTGGTAATTCTCAACCCTGCGGGCAAAGAATCTGGAGGTCCAAGTCGTATAACCAACAGCGTGGCAGCTGGTTTCCAGATGATCGCTGCTCCATCTGCGCCATTCATTACTTCTGTGGCTCAAACGCAGAGCAGGAATGCGTTTTACAGtgctttgaagaagaagacatctaCAAACATCTCAACTAGCTCTTGCATCTTCCCTTCTGTCGAGGAAAAATCAGACATCTCTAAGGAGCTTGTAGCTAGTAACCCTTCAAGTGTGCATGCTGCAGAAAGAGATGGTGGTTTTGAACCGGCAGACCTTCCAGATGAAGAAGAGGCTGAGTTCCTTAAATCCCTTGGGTGGGACGAAAACAATACTGAGGTAGAAGCCCTTACAGACGAGGAGATCAGAGCTTTCTATGAACAG CACAAGAAGTTGAAGCCATCACTGATGAAAAAGCTGCCTATCATTAAAGAGGCAACTGAGGACGCAACTCTCAGCTCGTGA
- the LOC106388448 gene encoding BTB/POZ domain-containing protein At4g08455-like, whose translation MRRTHHRCVIQSESSESGSESVSDTSMRCISCREEYLPRDAGTCKECYVEAGETEEELKREIEDLKAKVTFLRLSSSLDHGNSSSRSFTDVVLIASEDSASSPPVPAHKALLVSRSPVFRAMLENEMEESRSGTIKISDISYDTLRTFVYYLYTAEACLDEQMACDLLVMSEKYQVKHLKSYCEKFLVTKLNPDNSLMTYAFAHQHNAKHVRDAALLQIIENMENVTKREEYMELVEKEPRLIVEIYEAYLSKQVNTAAGGTSTSKTC comes from the exons ATGAGGAGAACCCACCACCGATGCGTCATCCAATCCGAGAGCAGCGAGAGCGGATCCGAATCCGTTTCGGACACGTCGATGCGCTGCATATCGTGCCGGGAAGAGTACCTCCCTCGCGACGCAGGCACCTGCAAGGAATGCTACGTAGAGGCCGGCGAGACAGAGGAAGAGCTCAAACGCGAGATCGAAGACCTTAAGGCCAAAGTTACTTTCCTTCGCTTATCATCTTCTCTCGACCACGGTAACAGCTCTTCAAGGTCCTTCACTGATGTTGTTCTCATCGCCTCCGAAGACTCCGCCAGTTCACCTCCTGTTCCCGCTCATAAAGCCCTTCTG GTGAGTCGTTCCCCAGTCTTCAGAGCAATGCTTGAGAACGAGATGGAAGAGAGCCGTAGCGGCACAATCAAGATAAGCGACATATCTTATGACACTCTTCGAACGTTCGTCTATTATCTCTACACAGCTGAAGCATGTCTTGATGAGCAAATGGCATGTGATCTTTTGGTCATGTCAGAGAAATACCAAGTCAAACATCTCAAGAGTTACTGTGAGAAGTTTTTGGTAACTAAACTCAATCCAGACAACTCTCTCATGACCTATGCCTTTGCCCACCAGCACAACGCAAAACACGTGCGTGATGCTGCGTTGTTACAGATCATTGAAAACATGGAGAATGTTACCAAAAGAGAGGAATACATGGAGCTTGTGGAAAAGGAGCCTCGTCTTATCGTTGAAATCTATGAAGCTTATCTCTCGAAACAGGTTAACACAGCTGCTGGAGGAACTAGCACAAGCAAAACATGTTGA
- the LOC106384044 gene encoding uncharacterized protein LOC106384044 isoform X2: MERDRPSYIDPWDRDSRFPFGTFLNGRNQEQSRRSNSMTTRKHDDYLAQGFTNATSSRDFPRLKTEEGNEGDPDAVKISSSDLSLAVQSLSVGDSGITAGEGWASAPAEVPNDIKKSGSDSDITSNTLTGQTRNMAEALLQPPRTGAFPQGYSMIKRLEDQALKLIPVVPSAPKGSVSMTKPMVRSGAVGLASFRNTHKHSSMLLGNIHSNYGKPDSKLVILNPAGKESGGPSRITNSVAAGFQMIAAPSAPFITSVAQTQSRNAFYSALKKKTSTNISTSSCIFPSVEEKSDISKELVASNPSSVHAAERDGGFEPADLPDEEEAEFLKSLGWDENNTEVEALTDEEIRAFYEQHKKLKPSLMKKLPIIKEATEDATLSS, translated from the exons ATGGAGAGAGATAGGCCGAGCTACATAGACCCATGGGACCGTGATTCTCGTTTCCCTTTCGGTACCTTCTTAAATGGAAGGAATCAAGAGCAGTCAAGACGATCAAATTCAATGACAACAAGGAAACATGACGACTACTTAGCTCAAGGGTTTACAAATGCAACGAGTTCCAGGGATTTTCCTAGGCTTAAAACCGAAGAGGGGAATGAAGGAGACCCAGACGCTGTAAAAATCTCATCTTCTGATCTAAGTCTTGCTGTTCAGAGCTTGTCTGTTGGTGACTCAGGCATTACTGCTGGGGAAGGTTGGGCATCGGCTCCGGCGGAGGTTCCCAATGATATTAAGAAAAGTGGTTCTGACTCTGATATTACTTCGAATACCTTAACGGGACAGACTCGTAACATGGCTGAAGCATTGCTGCAGCCTCCTAGAACTGGTGCATTTCCTcag GGATATTCAATGATAAAAAGACTTGAGGACCAAGCTCTTAAGCTAATACCGGTTGTGCCTTCTGCACCAAAGGGCTCA GTTTCCATGACCAAACCAATGGTTCGAAGTGGTGCAGTTGGTCTTGCTTCTTTTAGAAATACCCACAAGCATTCCTCGATGCTGCTAGGCAATATTCATTCTAATTATGGTAAGCCTGATAGTAAGCTGGTAATTCTCAACCCTGCGGGCAAAGAATCTGGAGGTCCAAGTCGTATAACCAACAGCGTGGCAGCTGGTTTCCAGATGATCGCTGCTCCATCTGCGCCATTCATTACTTCTGTGGCTCAAACGCAGAGCAGGAATGCGTTTTACAGtgctttgaagaagaagacatctaCAAACATCTCAACTAGCTCTTGCATCTTCCCTTCTGTCGAGGAAAAATCAGACATCTCTAAGGAGCTTGTAGCTAGTAACCCTTCAAGTGTGCATGCTGCAGAAAGAGATGGTGGTTTTGAACCGGCAGACCTTCCAGATGAAGAAGAGGCTGAGTTCCTTAAATCCCTTGGGTGGGACGAAAACAATACTGAGGTAGAAGCCCTTACAGACGAGGAGATCAGAGCTTTCTATGAACAG CACAAGAAGTTGAAGCCATCACTGATGAAAAAGCTGCCTATCATTAAAGAGGCAACTGAGGACGCAACTCTCAGCTCGTGA